In Malus sylvestris chromosome 15, drMalSylv7.2, whole genome shotgun sequence, a single genomic region encodes these proteins:
- the LOC126605340 gene encoding uncharacterized protein LOC126605340, which yields MRFKRGSNVEVLSKKEMPSGCWCCAKIICGNGHNYTVRYDAYEGNADNAVVERVSRDAIRPCPPPLEVSENLIPGDVIEVFDKFSWKMATITKVLGMECFLIRPVGSSRQHKVRKFEIRVRQFWQDDKWVVIGKGLNHYENRQRGELLTLKFNQNSYLKAQKNVTKTASSHLKRRSPYFCSQDEAYDGSAEKFRAVDIEGRCLRVISANLSTFSEQVDVDLPRRMQGGKDLRASLYNRKAVLPDVDVERRKPNGDVGRAFAVNLKSNDADSITCSVGSCSIDTNDSNKLPPPVSASSTEDFDDQFSDAESICQLGYEEGISLLPAKEELAAEIHRLELHAYRCTIGALHASGPLSWEQEELVTNLRLSLHISNDEHLMELRNLISGDTSIHIR from the exons ATGAGATTCAAACGAGGGAGCAACGTAGAAGTACTGAGCAAAAAGGAGATGCCTTCAGGCTGCTGGTGCTGTGCTAAGATAATCTGTGGTAATGGCCACAACTACACAGTCAGATATGATGCATATGAGGGTAATGCTGATAACGCCGTTGTGGAGAGGGTATCCAGGGATGCCATCAGGCCTTGCCCACCTCCACTGGAAGTTTCAGAGAATTTAATTCCTGGTGATGTCATTGAGGTTTTTGACAAATTTTCTTGGAAAATGGCAACAATTACAAAGGTTTTGGGAATGGAGTGCTTTTTAATCAGGCCAGTCGGATCCTCCCGGCAGCACAAGGtcagaaaatttgaaatccGAGTCAGACAGTTTTGGCAAGATGACAAATGGGTTGTGATTGGAAAG GGTTTGAACCATTATGAGAATCGACAACGTGGTGAACTTTTAACTCTAaagttcaaccaaaattcatacCTTAAAGCTCAGAAGAATGTAACAAAGACTGCCTCCTCTCATCTGAAGAGAAGATCACCTTACTTTTGTTCTCAAGATGAAGCATATGATGGATCTGCTGAGAAGTTTAGAGCTGTTGATATAGAGGGCAGGTGTCTCCGAGTAATTTCTGCGAATTTATCTACATTTTCTGAACAGGTAGATGTTGATTTACCAAGACGTATGCAGGGTGGAAAAGATTTACGTGCTTCTCTTTACAACAGAAAAGCTGTATTGCCTGATGTGGATGTGGAAAGGAGGAAACCAAATGGTGATGTTGGGCGTGCGTTTGCTGTGAACCTTAAATCGAACGATGCTGATAGTATTACGTGCTCTGTTGGTAGTTGTAGTATCGATACGAATGATTCCAATAAGTTACCTCCTCCTGTTTCAGCTAGTTCTACTGAAGATTTTGATGATCAGTTTTCTGATGCCGAATCTATTTGTCAATTGGGATATGAGGAAGGAATCTCTCTCCTTCCCGCTAAAGAAGAATTGGCAGCGGAGATCCATAGGTTAGAGTTGCATGCTTACCGTTGCACAATAGGGGCATTACATGCATCAGGACCTTTAAGTTGGGAACAAGAAGAATTGGTGACAAATCTTCGTCTTTCACTCCATATATCAAATGATGAACATTTAATGGAGCTTAGAAACCTAATTTCTGGAGATACCAGCATTCATATCAGATGA